CCGCGACCTGTTCGTCAAGCGCCTCGCCGAGTCCTACGGCGACGTGGCCGCCGACGACATCCGCCCCCACCTCCTGCCCTAACCCCCGCCCCCCTGAGCGCCGCCCCCGCCCCCCGCCCCCCTGAGCGCCGTCGATCTTGCAGTTTTCGCCCCCACGAGGGGCGTTATGCCCTGATTCGCCGGGGCAGGAAGTGCAAGATCGCGGGGTGATGAGGGGCGGGGAGGGCGCGGGTGGGGGAGTCAGTGTCGGCGGCGGACGTCGTAGGCGGGGCCGTCCGGACCCGTCACCGTGCCCAGGAACTCCTGGCCGCGCATCCGGCACCACGCCGGGATGTCCACGGCGGCCGCCGGGTCGTCGGCGAGCACCCGCACCACCGTGCCCACCGGCAGCTCGGGCAGCCGCCGGGCCACCGCGATCACCGGCAGCGGGCAGCGCTGACCACGGCAGTCGAGCACCTCGTCGGGCAGCGTCACAGCCCCACCACCCCCGCCTCGGCGCGCAGGTCGGCCACGATCCCCGGCAGCTCGGCGAGGAACCGCTCGACGTCCGCCTCCGACGTCTCCCGGTGCAGCGAGACACGTACGTTGCCGTGCGACAGCACCCCCATCGCCTCCAGCACATGCGACGGGCGCAGCGTCGACGAGGTGCAGGACGAGCCGGAGGACACCGCGAAGCCCCGCCGGTCCAGCGCGTGCAGCAGCGCCTCCCCGTCCACGTAGAGGCAGGAGAACGTGACCAGGTGCGGCAGCCGGCGCTCCGGGTCGCCCACCACCTCCACGTCCGGCACCTCCGCCGCGACGCGCGCCCGGATCCGGTCCACCAGCGGCGCCAACCGGGCCGCCTCCGCGGCGGCGTCGGCCGCCACCGCGCGCAGGCTCGCCGCGGCCGCCACGACCGCGGGCAGGTTCAACGCCCCGGGCGTACGCCCCGACTCCCGCTCGTCGGCCGGATAGGGCGACTCCCACCGAGCGCCCTTCCGGACCACCAACAGACCGACACCCGCCGGGCCACCCCACTTGTGGGCGCTGGCCGTCAGCAGCGACCAGTCCACCGGAACCGGGGCCCGGCCGACCATCTGCGCCGCGTCCACGTAGAGCGGCACCCCGGCGTCGTCGCACGCGGCGGCCGCAGCGGCCACCGGCTGGACGGTGCCCACCTCGTGGCTCGCCGCGATCAGCGCGGCCAACGCCACCCCCGGCGCGCCGACCGCGGCCGACCACGCGTCCGGGTCCAGCCCGCCCAGCCGGTCCACCGGCACGGAGGTCGCCTCGCCTCCGTCGGCCACGTGCCGTTCCGCCGCGTGCAGCACGGCGGAGTGTTCGATCGCCGAGTGCACGAACGTGCGGCCCACCCGGCGCCGGCCGGCCAGGCCGCCGAGCACGGCGGCGTGCGCGGCGGCCGTGCCGCTGGCGGTGAAGGACAGCTCGTCGGCGCGTACGCCCAGCGTCTCGGCGGTCGCGGCGCGGGCCGCGTCGAGGAGTTGACGTGCCCGACGGGCCTGGGTGTAGAGCTTGCCCGGGTCAGCCCAACCGTCGTCGAGAGCGGCCAGCAGCGCCTGCCGCGCGACCGGATGCAGTGGCGTGGCGGTGGCCGCGTCCAGGTAGACCGGGGATGCGCTCACGACTACCTACGCTATCGCGAAAGACTCGGCCAAGATCCCCCGATGGGGGTGGACGGCCACCCCAACACGGTCGAGCCGGTCATGGTCGAGTAATCTGCGACCGTCGGTGACGCCTTTGCCGCCGGTGCTGTCGCTCCGCCCCGGCGGGGACCGACAGAATCAGACGAGACACCGCGGCGCGCTAGGGAGGCAGGACCAGGTGGTCGCAAGGAGTTCGGAGGTACGGCCGTCGGCCGTACGGCACAGCGCTTCCCCGGGAGCCGGCGGGCGCCGGCGGCGTGGTGCCGGTCGCCTCGCCGGGCTCGGTCTCGGCGGTGTGGCACTGCTGGTCCTGCTCACGGGTTGTGACGTCGGCGCGACGTTCGACGGCTTCGGTTGGCCGCAGGGCGGCATCACCCCCGAGTCGCACCGGATGTACGACCTGTGGATCGCGTCCTGCATCGCGGCGCTCGCGGTCGGCGTGTTCGTGTGGGGCCTGATCTTCTGGTGCATCGTGCGCTACCGGAAGCGGGGCAACGAGCTGCCGGTGCAGACCCGGTACAACCTGCCGATGGAGTTCCTCTACACCATCGCGCCGGTGCTGATCGTCTCCGTGCTCTTCTACTACACGGCGATCGTCCAGACCGACGTGAACAAGACGTCGAAGAACCCCGACGTGACCGTCGAGGTCGTCGCCTTCAAGTGGAACTGGCAGTTCAACTACCGTGACGGCGAGGGCACGGACGCCAACACCGTCGCCTCGACGCTTGGCACCAGCGAGGTCATCCCAATCCTCGTGCTGCCGACCAACCGGTCCATCCGGTTCGAGGAGACCAGCCGCGACGTCATCCACTCGTTCTGGGTGCCGGAGCTGCTGTTCAAGCGGGACGTCATGCCCGGCAAGATCCGGAACGTGTTCGAGGTGTCCAGCCTGGAGACCGAGGGCGCCTACGTCGGTCGCTGCGCCGAGCTCTGCGGCACGTACCACGCGTTCATGAACTTCGAGCTGCGCGTCGTGTCGCCGGAGAAGTACGACCAGTTCCTCGCGGCGAAGCAGGCCGGCCGCACCACGCAGGAGGCGCTGACCGCGATCGGCGAGGACCCGTACGCGGAGACCACCCGCCCGTTCGACACCCGGCGTACGACGAGCAACTTCAACCCGGACGACCTGCCGGTTGGCGCGGGGAAGTAAGGGAGCGGGCATGAAGACCGAGTGGCGTATCTTCCTTCTGATCGCCGGGTTCCTCGCCGGCGCGACCGTCCTCTACGGCGCCTGGACGCACGGCGAGTCCGGCCACATCGAGTGGGTCGGCACGGTGGCCCTGCTGCTGTCCTTCCTGCTGTGCTCGATGTGCGGTGGCTTCTTCTGGTTCGTGTCCCGCCGCATCGACCTGCGGCCGGAGGACCGCCCGGACGCCGAGATCGCCGACGGCGCGGGTGAGGTCGGCTTCTTCAGCCCGGGCAGCTACTGGCCCTTCGGGCTGGCGTTCGCCGCCGCCATCGCGGGCCTCGGCCTGGTGTTCTGGCAGTTCTGGCTGCTCGGCGTCGGCCTGGTGGCGGTCATCTTCGCCGCCTGCGGACTGCTCTTCGAGTACTACTCCGGCACCCGGCGCACCGCCGAGCACTGAGCCCGGCCGCACCACCGGACCACGACGACGGCCCGCCTCCTCCGGGAGGCGGGCCGTCGCGCGTCTACGACCCGGGCCGGTGGTCCTCCGCCGCCGCGCCTGCCCGCCGGTCCACCTCTGCGCCGGCGCGGCCGGAGTGCCGGTGGAGCGGGTTGGCGCTGTTCGGGGGTGTGGGCGCCGCACAGGGGCTTACCTGGTGGTGTTGCGCTGGTCGGGTAGCCGTGGCGGTTGGGTGGCGACGCGGGGGGCCGTGGACGCCGCACAGGGGTTGACCTGGGGTGGTGTCCTGGCCCGTCGCCCGTCGCCCGTCGCCCGTCGCCCGTCGCCCGTCGCCCGTCGCCCGTCGCCCGTGGCGCGTGGCCTGTGGGCCGTGGTAACCGGTGGCTTCGGTCGCGACGCTCGCGGCGGGTGGCCTGGTGGTCCTGACCTGGGCAGGCGTGATGACCGCGGGGCATAGGACACCAGGTGCCCGGCGTGGACGTCCGTCGCCAGCCACCAGCGCGCCGGGTGCTGCTGGGGTGTGGCGTGGGGCCTCAGGCGGCGCGGCGGTGGGTTGACCGGGGTCGGCGGCGGGCGGCGAGCTGCGGCGCGTGGAACGCGAACGTGGCGATCAACACGGCCGACCCGCACCCGGTGCAGACGAGCTCGGGACAGTCGGCGCCGTGCCCGTCGACGCACGGCGGGGCCTCGAAGGGCTGAACGCCCTCGCAGTTGTCGCAGTGGAACTCGCGGTCCGACACGGGCGTCTCCTCTCGCTCCGGTCCGCCGGCAGATGCCGCACACGACGGAGGTGAATCACTCCGATGTAGTTTCGCACGCGGGTCCGACAAGACCGCCTCGGCGGTGCGTTCCGGGCATCGCCCGTAGCCCTTACCTGGACCTGTGTTCGGCGGGACCGGATCGCGTGCCGCTGCCGGCCCCCACAGTCCTGTGCGCTGTGCGCTGTCTTCGGTCCGTCGGTGAGCGCGGACGGCGGAGATCGGCCCCCGCCCGAATGATCCACTCGACTTACTGGAAGGCGGCGTGTCGGGTCGGACGGGACAACCCGAGATCTAGGAAGTCGAGTGGATCACGGTGCGGGTGAGAAGCTCACCCCGGCCGAGCGCCCCCGCGCCGGCCCCGCCCCGCGCTCGTCGGCCGTGCCTCGCGCCGGCGTCGGGCCGGCCTCGCGTCGAGCCGGCCTCGCTCGGGCCGGCCTCGCTCGGGCCGGCCTCGCTCGGGCCGGCCTCGCGTCGGGCCGGCCTCGCGTCGGGCCGGGGGCCCTGCCCCCGCGCCAGACCCGTCCCTAGCTCGCCCCGCCTCGTCCTCGCCCCGCCTCGGGCCTGGCACACCGTAGCGGGCGCAGCCGGGCCGGGGCGTTGTGGGCGAGGGGTCAGAGCGCGCGGGCCACCTCGATCCAGCGGTCCAGGGTGGCCGTGGCCGCGCCGGAGTCGATCGACTCGGCGGCGCGGGCCATTCCGGCGCGCAGCGCGTCGGTCAGGTCGCCGTCCAGCGGGCCCTGCGTGGCCAGCGCCGCCGCCGCGTTGACCAGCACCGCGTCCCGGACCGGGCCGGGCTCACCGGCCAGTACGCGGCGCGCCACGCCGGCGTTGTACGCGGCGTCGCCGCCGCGCAGGTCGGCCAGGGTGGAGCGGGGTACGCCCAGGTCGGTGGCGTCGAGCACGGCCTCGCGGACGCTGCCGTTCTGCGCCGCCCAGACCCGGGTGGGGGCGGCGGTGGTGAACTCGTCGAGCCCGTCCTCGCCCCGCATGACGAGCACCGAGTCTCCGCGGGCGGCGAACACGCCGGCCATCACCGGCGCCATGCGCGGGTCGAAGCAGCCGACGGCGCCGGCCCGGGGGCGCGCCGGGTTGGTCAGTGGGCCGAGGAAGTTGAACACGGTGGGCACGCCGAGCTCGCGGCGGACCGGGCCGGTGTGGCGCATGCCCGGGTGGAACCGGGCGGCGAAACAGAAGCCGATGCCGGCCTCGGTGACGCAGCGGGCGACGGCCTCCGGATCCAGGTCCAGCGGTAGGCCGAGGAACTCCAGCAGGTCGGCGGTGCCGCAGGAGGAGGACGCGGCCCGGTTGCCGTGCTTGACCACGCGTACGCCGGTGCCGGCGACGACCAGCGCGGCCATGGTGGAGATGTTGACGGTGTGGGCCAGGTCGCCGCCGGTGCCCACCACGTCGAGCGCGGTGCCGCGGAGCTCCTCGGTGAGGGTGACCGGCACGGCGCGGCCGAGCATCGCCTCCACCAGACCGGCCAGCTCGGCGGAGGTCTCGCCCTTGGCGCGCAACCCGACGGCGAAGCCGGCGATCTGCGCCGCGGTGGCCGAGCCGGCCATGATCTCGCCCATGGCCCACGCGGTGTCGGCGGTGGAGAGCTCCTCGCCGCGCAGCAGCGCGTTGAGCAGGTGCGGCCAGGTCCGATCGCCCATCGCGGGCCTCCCGAGCGTGCGAAATGCGGGTGGGATGAACCGGCGCCGGTCGGTCCGGCGCCGTGGCGGTGCCGGAGCGGGGGACGTCAGGCGGGTGCGTGCGTCCGCAGCAGCTCGGCCACCGTGGTGCCGGTGGTCACCGGGTCGAGCGGGTGCACCAGGGTGGCGTCGACCTCGGCGTAGGCCGCGAGCCATCGGTCGGCGGCGCGGGCGATCACGAGGCAGGTCGGCGGCGCGTCGTCGCGGTCGTCCTTGATCTGGCGGGCGATGCCGAGGCCGCCGCCCGGGCTGGCCTCGCCGTCGAGCAGCAGCAGGTGGATCTCGTAGTCGTCGACGAGGCGGATGACCTCCTGGTAGGTCGACGCGTCGACGAACTCGACCTCCAGGTCGGGCGCGGGCCGGGTGCCGACGGCCAGCCGCATCCGGTCACGGACCTGCGGGTCGTCGCTGTAGAGCAGGACGGTGCACTGACGATCACTCATGACTCGACTGGCTCCCACCTCGTAGCTGCCCGCTGATGCTACCGGTCGACGTGACGTACGTGACGTCCCGCCCGCCCGGTCGTCGGGGCGTACCCGTCGACGCTGGTCAGGCCGCCGACTCCGCGGCGCGCTCGCGGGCCTCCTGGCGGTCCAGCTCGCGGTCGATCCGGCGGGCCTCGCGTTCGGACTGCTTGACCCACTGCACGACCAGCACCGCGAGCATGGTGACGCTGACGAACTCGCCGCCGGCCCACAGGATGCCGCCGGCGAGGACCTGGTCGTCCCACGGATCGGCCCAGGACAGGTTCAGCGAGGGGTACCAGTCGCCGCCGAAGAGCGTGCTGCTCTGCATGACGGTGAGCCCGAGCACCGTGTGGAACGGCACGGAGAGCAGCATCAGCAGCGCCCGGGCCGGGTACGGCCACCGGCCGGGCAGCGGGTCGAGGCCGAGCAGCGGCCAGAAGAACACGCAGCCGGTCATGATGAAGTGCGCGTGCACCAGCTCGTGCGCCCAGGCGTGCTCGAGCGTGTAGCGGTACAGGTCGGTGAAGTAGAGCACGAACGGGTTGACCACGAAGATGGCGAACGCCACCAGCGGGAAGCTGTAGACCCGGGCGACCCGGCTGTGCACGATCGTGAGCAGCCGCTTGCGGGGGCGCTGCGGCAGCGTCCGCAGGGCCAGCGTCATCGGCGCGCCCAGCGCCAGGAAGATCGGCGCGATCATCGACAGCACCATGTGCTGGACCATGTGCACGCTCAGCAGCGCGGTGTCGTAGGCGTGCAGGCCGCTCACCGTGACCAGCGCGATGCCGCCGAGGCCGGGTCCGAGGAAGAACACCGTCCGCGCGACCGGCCAGCGGTCGCCGCGCATCCGCAGCCGGTGTACGCCGTAGAGGTAGAGCCCGGCGGCGAGCACCAGGCCGAGCGCCAGCCAGCTGTCCAGCCGGGTCTCGGTCAGCAGGGCGCTGATGGTGAACGGTGGCGGGACGGCCTCGCCGCCCGCGGCCAGGCTCGGACCGGCCCAGGTCGCGTGGGCCGCGCTCGGCGGGACCGCCGAGGTGGCGGCGAAGATCGGATCGACGTGCAGCACGCTTTTCAGGCTAGGCCAGGCGAACCGGACGACCACGATCGGGCCACCCTGACCGCTGGTTTGGCCCCCCGCTGATCGTGACCGCCGGTCAGGGGCAATAATGACCGCGTGACTGCGGCCCCAGCCATTGACAAGAGCCGGATCCACTCCCTGACCCGACCCAACATGGTCAGCGTCGGGACGATCGTGTGGCTCTCCAGCGAACTCATGTTCTTCGCGGCGCTGTTCGCGATGTACTTCTCGATCCGCGCGGCTGCGCCCGAGCAGTGGGCGGAGCACACCGAGGTCCTCAACATCCCGTACGCGACCACCTTCACGGTGATCCTGGTGTTGTCCTCGGTCACCTGCCAGCTCGGCGTCTTCGCGGCCGAGCGGGGCGATGTGCACTCGCTGCGGCGCTGGTTCACGATCACGTTCGTGATGGGCCTGATCTTCGTGCTCGGTCAGCTGAACGAGTACCGCACGCTGGTGCACGAGGGCGTGAAGATCAACGAAGACGGTTACGGGTCGATGTTCTACCTGACCACCGGCTTCCACGGCCTCCACGTGACCGGCGGTCTCATCGCCTTCATCATCTTCATGATCCGCACCACCATGGGCCGGTTCACCCCGGCGCAGGCCACCTCGGCGATCGTCGTGTCGTACTACTGGCACTTCGTCGACGTGGTGTGGATCGCGCTCTACGCCATGATCTACTGGCTTCAGTGATCTTGGCGCGTCACGAACCGCGCCGCTGCTCCGTCCCCTGAGACAAGGTCCAACCGGTTAAGGACACAGGTCATGACTTCTGACAACGACCGCCGACGCGGTCTGCTCGCGCGGTTGCGCGGGCGGCCCGCCGCGCGCAGCAGGGGCCGCCGCCGGCTGGGTGCCGCGGTCCGGCTGGTCGCCGCGCTGATGCTCGCGGGCGGCGCCTACACGGTCTTCGCCCCCGGTGCCCAGGCGCAGGACGACCCCACGCTGACCGGCGCCGCCGCCGAGGGCAAGGCTCTGTTCGACGTGAGCTGTGTGACCTGCCACGGTCGCAACGCGCAGGGTGTCGAGGGTCGCGGCCCGAGCCTGATCGGTGTCGGCGCGGCCTCGGTGGAGTTCCAGGTCAGCTCCGGCCGGATGCCGCTGGCGCGGCAGGAGGCCCAGGCGCACCGCAAGCCCCCGCTCTTCACCGACGAGCAGACCCGCCAGCTCGCCCAGTACATCCAGGAGCTCGGTGGCGGTCCGGTCGTGCCGAACGGTGACGACCTGCACTCCGAGGGTGACATCGCGGCCGGCGGTGAGCTGTTCCGGATCAACTGCTCGCAGTGCCACGCCTTCGGTGGCGGTGGCGGCGCGCTCTCCTCGGGCAAGTTCGCCCCGAGCCTGCGCCCGGCGAGCGACCGGCAGATCTACGCCGCCATGCTGAGCGGCCCGCAGAACATGCCGGTCTTCGGGGACAACCAGATCACCCCGGAGCAGAAGGCCGACATCATCGCCTACATCCAGGAGACGCTGAAGCACGACCAGGACCCGGGCGGCTTCAACCTGGGCCGTTACGGTCCGTCGACCGAGGGTCTGGCGATCTTCCTGGTCGGCATCGTCGCGCTGGTCTTCGCGAGCCTGTGGATCGCGGGCAAGTCGTGACCGAGCTGACCTTTCGATTCAGTGCTGCGGTGCCGCCGCTCGGCGCCGCCGGTAACGAGGTGACGGCATGAGCACGCACACCGAGCACCAGACCCAGCAGGGCCGGGAACCGCTCGACGTGAACACCCCCGGGCTGACCCGCTTCGACATCGTCGAGGAGGGCGCCCGCCGGGACGACATCGAGATCGTCCACTACGAGCCGCAGGTCGCCCCGAACTCCAAGGCCGAGCGTCGGCTGGTCCGCCTGGTCGCCGGGCTCTTCCTGCTGACCGGCCTGCTGGCGACCGCGTTCCTGGTCATCTACATCTGGTGGCCGTGGGAGTACGAGGCCGGCCGCGGCGCCGACAAGCTCTTCACCCCGCTGCTCGGCGTCACCCTGGGCCTGGCCCTGCTGGGCGTCGGCTTCGGCATCCTCACCTGGGGCAAGAAGCTGCTGCCCAAGGAGGTGTCGATCCAGGACCGGCACGAGGGCGCGGTCTCCGCGGACGACCGGACCATCACCGGCCAGACCATGCTCTACATGGCCGACGAGCTGGGCGTGAAGCGCCGCCCGCTGCTCGGCATCTCGCTGCTGGCCGGTCTCGCGCCGGTCGCGGCGGTCGCCGCCGCGCCGCTGGTCGGTGGGCTGATCTCCAACCCGCACAAGAACAACCAGATGTTCACGACCGGGTTCGCCCCGGCCGAGGGTGGGCAGAGGATCCGGCTGGTCCGCGAGGACGGTCGTCCGATCCGCCCGGCCGACATCAGCGCGGGCGGTCAGCTGACCGTGTTCCCCGGCGTCGAGCACGGCGTGAGCAACCGGCACGCCGACTCGCCGACGCTGCTGATCCACCTGCGTGACTCCGACGCGCAGGAGTCGCGCAAGGCCAACGAGCGGGTCGGCCACGGCGACTACATGTGGGGCAACTACGCCGCGTTCTCCAAGATCTGCACGCACGCGGGCTGCCCGGCCAGCCTCTACGAGCAGCAGACCAACCGGCTGCTCTGCCCGTGCCACCAGTCGCAGTTCCTGATCACCGACAACGCCCGGCCCGTCTTCGGTCCCGCCAGCCGGCGGCTGCCGCAGCTGCCGATCGAGGTGGACTCCGAGGGCTTCTTCGTGGCGAAGTCCGACTTCACCGAGACCGTCGGGCCAGACTTCTGGGAGCGGCCATGAAGCGTCGTAAGTTCGACCTGGCGGCGACGCCGGGCAAGGCCGCCGCGGGGGTGGACGACCGCTTCCAGGTGGCGACCCCGCTGCGCCGGCTGCTGAACAAGGTCTTCCCGGACCACTGGTCCTTCCTGCTCGGCGAGATCGCGCTCTTCTCGTTCATCGTGCTGCTGCTGACGGGGGTCTTCCTGACCTTCTTCTTCGAGCCGGCGATGACCGAGGTGATCTACAACGGCAGCTACGCCCCCCTGCGGGGCACGCCGATGTCCGCCGCGTACGCCTCCAGCCTGGACCTGTCCTTCGAGGTCCGGGGTGGTCTGATCATGCGGCAGATGCACCACTGGGCGGCTCTGCTGTTCATGGCCGCGATCGTCGTGCACATGCTGCGGGTCTTCTTCACCGGTGCCTTCCGCAAGCCGCGTGAGACCAACTGG
This genomic stretch from Micromonospora krabiensis harbors:
- the trpD gene encoding anthranilate phosphoribosyltransferase, which gives rise to MGDRTWPHLLNALLRGEELSTADTAWAMGEIMAGSATAAQIAGFAVGLRAKGETSAELAGLVEAMLGRAVPVTLTEELRGTALDVVGTGGDLAHTVNISTMAALVVAGTGVRVVKHGNRAASSSCGTADLLEFLGLPLDLDPEAVARCVTEAGIGFCFAARFHPGMRHTGPVRRELGVPTVFNFLGPLTNPARPRAGAVGCFDPRMAPVMAGVFAARGDSVLVMRGEDGLDEFTTAAPTRVWAAQNGSVREAVLDATDLGVPRSTLADLRGGDAAYNAGVARRVLAGEPGPVRDAVLVNAAAALATQGPLDGDLTDALRAGMARAAESIDSGAATATLDRWIEVARAL
- a CDS encoding cytochrome c oxidase subunit 4, which gives rise to MKTEWRIFLLIAGFLAGATVLYGAWTHGESGHIEWVGTVALLLSFLLCSMCGGFFWFVSRRIDLRPEDRPDAEIADGAGEVGFFSPGSYWPFGLAFAAAIAGLGLVFWQFWLLGVGLVAVIFAACGLLFEYYSGTRRTAEH
- the qcrA gene encoding cytochrome bc1 complex Rieske iron-sulfur subunit, which gives rise to MSTHTEHQTQQGREPLDVNTPGLTRFDIVEEGARRDDIEIVHYEPQVAPNSKAERRLVRLVAGLFLLTGLLATAFLVIYIWWPWEYEAGRGADKLFTPLLGVTLGLALLGVGFGILTWGKKLLPKEVSIQDRHEGAVSADDRTITGQTMLYMADELGVKRRPLLGISLLAGLAPVAAVAAAPLVGGLISNPHKNNQMFTTGFAPAEGGQRIRLVREDGRPIRPADISAGGQLTVFPGVEHGVSNRHADSPTLLIHLRDSDAQESRKANERVGHGDYMWGNYAAFSKICTHAGCPASLYEQQTNRLLCPCHQSQFLITDNARPVFGPASRRLPQLPIEVDSEGFFVAKSDFTETVGPDFWERP
- a CDS encoding sulfurtransferase TusA family protein, with translation MTLPDEVLDCRGQRCPLPVIAVARRLPELPVGTVVRVLADDPAAAVDIPAWCRMRGQEFLGTVTGPDGPAYDVRRRH
- the ctaC gene encoding aa3-type cytochrome oxidase subunit II; amino-acid sequence: MVARSSEVRPSAVRHSASPGAGGRRRRGAGRLAGLGLGGVALLVLLTGCDVGATFDGFGWPQGGITPESHRMYDLWIASCIAALAVGVFVWGLIFWCIVRYRKRGNELPVQTRYNLPMEFLYTIAPVLIVSVLFYYTAIVQTDVNKTSKNPDVTVEVVAFKWNWQFNYRDGEGTDANTVASTLGTSEVIPILVLPTNRSIRFEETSRDVIHSFWVPELLFKRDVMPGKIRNVFEVSSLETEGAYVGRCAELCGTYHAFMNFELRVVSPEKYDQFLAAKQAGRTTQEALTAIGEDPYAETTRPFDTRRTTSNFNPDDLPVGAGK
- the ctaE gene encoding aa3-type cytochrome oxidase subunit III, with the protein product MTAAPAIDKSRIHSLTRPNMVSVGTIVWLSSELMFFAALFAMYFSIRAAAPEQWAEHTEVLNIPYATTFTVILVLSSVTCQLGVFAAERGDVHSLRRWFTITFVMGLIFVLGQLNEYRTLVHEGVKINEDGYGSMFYLTTGFHGLHVTGGLIAFIIFMIRTTMGRFTPAQATSAIVVSYYWHFVDVVWIALYAMIYWLQ
- a CDS encoding cysteine desulfurase family protein, with translation MSASPVYLDAATATPLHPVARQALLAALDDGWADPGKLYTQARRARQLLDAARAATAETLGVRADELSFTASGTAAAHAAVLGGLAGRRRVGRTFVHSAIEHSAVLHAAERHVADGGEATSVPVDRLGGLDPDAWSAAVGAPGVALAALIAASHEVGTVQPVAAAAAACDDAGVPLYVDAAQMVGRAPVPVDWSLLTASAHKWGGPAGVGLLVVRKGARWESPYPADERESGRTPGALNLPAVVAAAASLRAVAADAAAEAARLAPLVDRIRARVAAEVPDVEVVGDPERRLPHLVTFSCLYVDGEALLHALDRRGFAVSSGSSCTSSTLRPSHVLEAMGVLSHGNVRVSLHRETSEADVERFLAELPGIVADLRAEAGVVGL
- the qcrC gene encoding cytochrome bc1 complex diheme cytochrome c subunit — its product is MTSDNDRRRGLLARLRGRPAARSRGRRRLGAAVRLVAALMLAGGAYTVFAPGAQAQDDPTLTGAAAEGKALFDVSCVTCHGRNAQGVEGRGPSLIGVGAASVEFQVSSGRMPLARQEAQAHRKPPLFTDEQTRQLAQYIQELGGGPVVPNGDDLHSEGDIAAGGELFRINCSQCHAFGGGGGALSSGKFAPSLRPASDRQIYAAMLSGPQNMPVFGDNQITPEQKADIIAYIQETLKHDQDPGGFNLGRYGPSTEGLAIFLVGIVALVFASLWIAGKS
- a CDS encoding cytochrome c oxidase assembly protein; protein product: MLHVDPIFAATSAVPPSAAHATWAGPSLAAGGEAVPPPFTISALLTETRLDSWLALGLVLAAGLYLYGVHRLRMRGDRWPVARTVFFLGPGLGGIALVTVSGLHAYDTALLSVHMVQHMVLSMIAPIFLALGAPMTLALRTLPQRPRKRLLTIVHSRVARVYSFPLVAFAIFVVNPFVLYFTDLYRYTLEHAWAHELVHAHFIMTGCVFFWPLLGLDPLPGRWPYPARALLMLLSVPFHTVLGLTVMQSSTLFGGDWYPSLNLSWADPWDDQVLAGGILWAGGEFVSVTMLAVLVVQWVKQSEREARRIDRELDRQEARERAAESAA